A genome region from Bacteroidales bacterium includes the following:
- a CDS encoding fibronectin type III domain-containing protein, with translation MKFFCTLALLFLLGSFINPLRAQDIPIHPTHMGTGTFLGETKPLRDLPVLTPEEVQFLKEKALKKAANKKIKPREYPFAETALPNGADEAWQKTMGSTGGSKAPIVNFEGQSTSSFPPDCNGAVGPSHYMQTVNVTYSIYNKTGTLLAGPTALNTLFTGVPGATVNDGDPIVLYDEMADRWLVAEFTMNLSNDYMLVAVSATNDPTGTWYKYSFDVTNDPDYPKFGVWQDGYYMGINSTAGNDIYVFERSKMLQGLTAQMVGFDNAWRPGTGFLCVPPLDNDGIAAPAGAPGTFIAFNDDAVAGGSDQLWIYELNANWTTPASSTFSRVQQLAVTTFDSQFTASWDDIAQPTSQKLDGVPQVIMNAPQYRNFGSYQTIVCCHTVDVDATNHAGIRWYELRRGTQTSGNWAVRQQGTYAPDANSRWMGSIMLNNSGKIGLGYSISSSTVYPGIRYCGQSSSAYAAASGVLDLPETVIHSGTVAQTTYNRWGDYALLSVDPLDNETFWFTSEYVKTGGTTKGTKIASFKFGNAPAVTTLAATAITSTSATLNGTVNPSGLATTYYFQYGTTTSYGSVTSTISAGSGTSAVTVSANISGLITGQTYHFRLVATNTDGTSNGSDLTFVPGGAILTTTAVSSITMSTAVSGGTITTDGGSAITARGVCWSTTASPVATGLHTTDGSGTGTFSSSITGLSSNTTYHVRAYATNANGTFYGQDITFATSCGIITSFPWNEGFENAGSIPSCWSQEYVGSSVLNWVFITGNGTGYPATAHGGTYDACLKDNTTTANITKLVTPPLNLTGVSTPQLKFWHTQALWSPDQDILTVYYKTSVGGTWTQLATYTTSVTTWTERTIVLPNPSSSYYIAFEGNALYGRGVCVDDVSVSSQCVTTYPVSVAISASANPSCSGVAVNFTAVPTNGGTTPAYQWKVNGVNAGTNSATFSYSPVNADVVTCVLTSNLACATGSPATSNSITMSVSASVAASVSVSPSANPVCAGTSVTYTAVPANGGTTPVYQWKVNGVNAGTNSSTYAFVPSNGNG, from the coding sequence ATGAAGTTTTTTTGTACGCTTGCATTACTCTTCTTACTTGGTAGTTTCATTAATCCTCTCCGAGCCCAGGATATTCCAATTCATCCAACTCATATGGGCACCGGCACTTTTCTTGGAGAAACAAAACCACTTAGAGATTTACCAGTTCTGACGCCTGAAGAAGTTCAGTTTTTGAAAGAGAAGGCATTAAAAAAGGCCGCTAATAAGAAAATTAAGCCCAGGGAGTATCCATTTGCAGAAACTGCTCTTCCAAATGGAGCGGATGAAGCCTGGCAAAAAACGATGGGTTCAACAGGTGGGAGTAAAGCTCCAATCGTCAATTTTGAAGGTCAGTCAACTTCATCCTTCCCTCCTGATTGCAATGGCGCGGTGGGCCCAAGTCACTATATGCAGACTGTGAATGTAACCTATTCAATTTATAACAAGACTGGTACTTTACTTGCCGGCCCCACAGCTTTAAATACGCTGTTCACTGGTGTTCCGGGAGCCACAGTAAATGATGGAGATCCGATTGTGCTTTATGATGAGATGGCGGATCGCTGGTTAGTGGCTGAGTTTACAATGAATCTATCTAACGATTATATGTTAGTTGCTGTATCTGCTACCAATGACCCTACTGGCACATGGTACAAGTACTCTTTTGATGTTACCAATGATCCTGATTACCCTAAGTTTGGTGTTTGGCAGGATGGCTATTATATGGGTATCAACAGTACAGCCGGAAATGATATTTATGTGTTTGAAAGATCTAAAATGCTTCAGGGACTTACAGCCCAGATGGTAGGATTTGATAATGCATGGCGTCCCGGAACGGGATTTTTATGCGTACCACCTTTGGATAACGATGGAATTGCTGCTCCAGCCGGTGCTCCGGGTACTTTCATTGCTTTTAACGATGATGCAGTAGCCGGAGGGTCAGATCAGCTATGGATTTATGAGTTAAATGCCAACTGGACAACACCGGCATCTTCAACATTTTCAAGGGTACAACAGTTAGCTGTTACAACATTTGATAGCCAGTTTACCGCCTCATGGGATGATATTGCTCAGCCAACCAGTCAAAAACTTGATGGTGTACCACAGGTTATAATGAATGCTCCACAATACAGAAATTTTGGGAGTTATCAAACCATTGTTTGTTGTCATACAGTAGATGTAGATGCGACAAATCATGCAGGTATCCGCTGGTATGAGCTTAGAAGAGGCACGCAGACTTCCGGCAACTGGGCTGTTCGGCAGCAGGGGACTTATGCACCTGATGCTAATTCCCGTTGGATGGGCAGCATTATGCTGAATAATAGTGGGAAGATCGGACTTGGATATTCAATTTCCAGTTCTACGGTATATCCTGGAATCAGATACTGCGGGCAATCATCAAGTGCTTACGCAGCTGCTTCAGGAGTGCTTGATTTACCTGAAACAGTGATTCATAGTGGAACAGTTGCACAAACTACTTACAACCGCTGGGGAGATTATGCTCTCTTATCTGTTGACCCTCTTGATAATGAAACTTTCTGGTTTACATCTGAATACGTGAAAACAGGAGGCACAACCAAAGGGACAAAAATTGCATCTTTCAAATTTGGGAATGCCCCGGCTGTTACTACTCTAGCTGCCACTGCTATAACTTCCACTTCCGCAACACTTAATGGAACTGTTAATCCGTCAGGTTTGGCTACAACTTATTACTTCCAGTATGGAACTACAACAAGTTATGGAAGTGTTACTTCAACCATTTCCGCCGGTTCTGGTACATCTGCAGTTACAGTAAGTGCAAATATTTCAGGATTAATCACTGGTCAGACCTATCATTTCAGACTGGTTGCCACTAATACAGATGGTACTTCCAATGGAAGTGATCTTACTTTTGTACCTGGAGGAGCCATACTCACCACTACAGCAGTCAGTTCAATTACAATGTCAACTGCCGTTTCCGGTGGTACAATTACCACTGATGGAGGTTCAGCTATCACTGCCAGAGGTGTTTGCTGGTCAACCACTGCAAGTCCGGTAGCAACAGGATTACATACAACTGATGGTTCCGGAACTGGTACGTTTTCCAGTAGTATTACCGGATTGTCATCCAATACCACATACCATGTCCGTGCATATGCAACTAATGCCAATGGTACATTCTATGGACAGGATATTACTTTTGCTACATCATGCGGTATTATTACCTCTTTTCCCTGGAATGAGGGATTTGAAAATGCAGGTTCTATTCCATCTTGCTGGTCACAGGAATATGTTGGCAGTTCTGTATTAAACTGGGTATTTATTACTGGAAATGGAACAGGATATCCTGCAACTGCACATGGAGGTACCTATGATGCCTGTTTAAAAGATAATACTACAACCGCCAATATAACCAAGTTGGTCACTCCCCCACTCAATTTAACTGGTGTAAGCACTCCTCAACTCAAATTCTGGCATACCCAGGCTTTATGGAGTCCGGATCAGGATATTCTGACTGTTTATTACAAAACCAGTGTTGGAGGAACATGGACACAACTAGCCACTTATACAACCAGCGTAACTACCTGGACTGAGAGGACAATTGTCCTGCCTAATCCATCCAGTAGTTATTATATTGCTTTCGAGGGAAATGCCCTGTATGGCAGGGGTGTATGCGTGGATGATGTTTCGGTTTCAAGCCAATGTGTAACCACGTATCCTGTAAGTGTTGCAATTAGTGCTTCTGCTAATCCCTCTTGTTCCGGGGTTGCTGTTAATTTTACAGCAGTGCCGACCAATGGAGGTACTACCCCGGCATATCAATGGAAAGTTAATGGCGTAAATGCAGGAACGAATAGTGCAACTTTCTCATATTCTCCTGTGAATGCTGATGTAGTGACCTGTGTATTAACCTCTAACCTGGCATGTGCAACAGGTAGTCCGGCTACCTCAAATTCTATCACAATGTCAGTAAGTGCTTCTGTTGCAGCATCTGTTAGTGTTTCTCCTTCAGCTAACCCGGTATGTGCCGGCACTTCAGTGACATACACAGCGGTTCCTGCAAATGGCGGCACAACGCCTGTTTACCAGTGGAAAGTGAATGGCGTAAATGCAGGGACGAACAGTTCCACTTATGCATTCGTTCCATCAAATGGAAATGGGTAA
- a CDS encoding carboxypeptidase-like regulatory domain-containing protein, which yields MKLKTSLLIIAGLMIFRFSFSQTVKEFYFSFPLPSKEKVHTLTKQISIDNVRNDTVWAYATPAQFVRFLKEGYAVTLLPSPGYAPDVFMNDNPVLAPATTWNFYPTYSAYESYMAQFESNYPAICKLSTITTLASGRKILVVKISDNVAIDETEPEFLYTSSIHGDETTGYILMMHLIDYLLSNYGTNAEVNDLVNNMEIYINPLSNPDGTYAGGNASVSGATRGNANGVDMNRNYPDPEDGQHPDGNVWQPETIAFMDFAGQHHFVASANFHGGAEVVNYPWDTWATLHTDDNWWQYVSREYADTVHIHAPVGYMNYLDNGITNGFAWYEVAGGRQDYMNYIHHCREITIEISDTKLLPASQLEAHWGYNWRSLILLMKEAKYGIHGVITDQSTGLPLAAKVFINGHDIDNSEVYSSALGDYHRPIKAGTYTLEISAQCYQTQNIPVTVSDHATLNLNIQLVPLTNATLNTVAASSISYNSAISGGNITCSGASAITARGVCWSTSLNPTISDYHSTDGTGGGTFTSTITGLSPSTLYHCRAYATNSINTFYGNDITFTTSNGIPVVTTVAPSSIAGNTANSGGNVTSQGMSAVTERGVCWSTSANPVATGLHTSDGSGTGSFSSFISGLSANTTYHVRAYATNSYGTAYGVDYQFTTLCGVVFLPLFEQFVATTFPACWSTQFSGTGATDKWTVSTTVTAGGNPNEMKCTWQNINPGVNRLVSIPFNTQGMSMLNLSFKHMLDAYGTGCTLRVQSSTDGVTWTNESWSVATTAANILATTVNTTIQNNLNSPNTRIAFTIEGNLYQYDYWYIDNVMVETVLSLANVTTAVPTAVTTTTATSGGNITTAGGSIITARGVCWSTSPDPLVSGNHTTDGSGTGSFVSAITGLSPNSLYYVRAYATNSSGTAYGFNHSFTTCPAMNPVSVSIASLTNPICAGSIASFSANPVNGGTTPAYQWKLNGLNTGTNSPNYSYTPANGDVLSCEMTSNMSCITGNPALSNSLSILTNPILTVGVSVTASANPVVAGTPVVFNASITNGGTNPIYQWKVNGVVAGDNLSEFSYIPENNDVITCEVLSNAICTSNPNAISNAIILSVIPLQLLVSPSSQNVLSDAGIVDFSVSSNTTWNISCDQSWCSYTLTGTGNGIIQVSYEENTSPVSRMATITAIASGLSPVSVTLWQEGSSSKTLTLTCFLEGLFNGSFMNKAQGISGAQFPGTTVDQVIVELHDPVSPYILVVDPFTVALNENGTAIVQIPSTLLSNYYIVIKHRNSIETWSANPVSFATNSTQYDFSNNASNAYGGNVKGLGGKYVIYGGDINQDGVVNLTDISICDSDANSYVTGYQNSDANGDGIIDAEDLILLDNNAFQSVIAEKP from the coding sequence ATGAAGCTTAAAACTAGTTTACTTATCATTGCCGGACTGATGATCTTCCGGTTTTCTTTCAGCCAGACTGTAAAAGAGTTCTATTTCTCATTTCCACTGCCATCAAAAGAAAAGGTCCATACACTGACAAAACAAATTTCAATTGATAATGTCAGGAATGATACCGTCTGGGCATATGCTACCCCGGCACAATTTGTTAGGTTTCTTAAGGAAGGGTATGCTGTAACATTGCTTCCATCACCTGGCTATGCACCAGATGTATTCATGAATGACAATCCCGTTCTTGCCCCTGCCACAACATGGAATTTTTATCCGACGTATTCTGCCTATGAGAGTTACATGGCCCAGTTTGAGTCGAATTATCCTGCTATATGTAAACTATCTACAATAACTACTTTAGCCAGTGGGAGGAAGATTCTGGTGGTCAAAATTTCAGATAATGTGGCTATAGATGAAACTGAGCCGGAGTTTTTATATACTTCTTCGATTCATGGTGATGAAACCACCGGATATATCCTGATGATGCACCTGATTGATTATTTATTGTCCAATTACGGTACAAATGCCGAAGTGAATGACCTGGTAAATAATATGGAGATTTATATAAATCCATTATCCAATCCTGATGGAACCTATGCCGGAGGAAATGCTTCAGTCAGTGGAGCTACAAGAGGAAATGCTAATGGAGTAGATATGAACAGGAATTATCCTGATCCGGAAGATGGCCAGCATCCTGATGGCAATGTATGGCAGCCTGAGACAATTGCTTTTATGGATTTTGCCGGTCAACATCACTTTGTGGCTTCAGCTAATTTTCATGGTGGGGCAGAAGTGGTAAATTACCCGTGGGACACATGGGCAACATTACACACAGATGATAACTGGTGGCAATATGTGAGTCGTGAATATGCTGATACAGTTCATATTCATGCTCCGGTAGGATATATGAACTACCTTGATAATGGTATTACTAATGGTTTTGCCTGGTATGAAGTGGCAGGAGGACGCCAGGATTATATGAATTATATCCACCATTGCCGGGAAATTACCATCGAAATTTCTGACACCAAGCTTCTTCCTGCATCCCAACTGGAAGCACATTGGGGATATAACTGGCGTTCACTTATCCTTTTGATGAAAGAGGCAAAGTATGGCATTCATGGAGTGATCACCGACCAATCTACAGGATTGCCGCTTGCAGCCAAAGTATTCATCAATGGGCATGATATTGATAATTCTGAAGTGTATTCATCTGCTCTGGGGGATTATCACAGGCCAATAAAAGCAGGCACCTATACCCTTGAGATATCTGCACAATGTTATCAAACCCAGAATATTCCTGTTACTGTATCAGATCATGCCACTTTAAACCTTAACATTCAGTTAGTGCCTCTAACTAATGCTACCCTTAATACTGTTGCCGCCAGTTCAATTAGCTATAACTCTGCAATTAGCGGAGGTAACATTACTTGTAGTGGTGCAAGTGCAATTACTGCAAGAGGTGTTTGCTGGAGTACCTCTTTAAATCCAACCATTTCTGATTACCATAGCACAGATGGGACAGGCGGAGGAACCTTTACAAGTACAATTACGGGATTGTCACCCAGTACATTGTATCATTGTCGGGCATATGCAACCAATTCTATAAATACTTTTTACGGAAATGATATCACATTTACCACTTCCAATGGCATTCCGGTTGTTACTACAGTAGCCCCTTCTTCCATTGCAGGTAATACAGCTAATTCGGGAGGGAATGTTACTTCCCAGGGTATGTCGGCCGTAACTGAAAGAGGTGTGTGTTGGTCAACTTCGGCTAATCCTGTTGCTACAGGATTACATACTTCAGATGGTTCCGGAACTGGTAGTTTTTCCAGTTTTATTAGCGGACTGAGTGCAAATACTACTTATCACGTTCGTGCTTATGCAACCAACTCTTATGGTACGGCATATGGTGTTGATTATCAATTTACTACCCTTTGCGGGGTGGTTTTTCTTCCCTTATTTGAACAATTTGTAGCCACAACATTCCCTGCATGTTGGTCAACTCAATTTTCAGGTACAGGAGCAACAGATAAATGGACTGTATCTACTACCGTCACTGCCGGTGGGAATCCTAATGAGATGAAATGTACCTGGCAAAATATTAATCCAGGAGTTAACCGATTAGTTTCCATTCCTTTCAACACCCAGGGTATGTCAATGTTAAACCTCAGTTTCAAACATATGCTTGATGCTTATGGTACAGGTTGTACATTGAGGGTTCAATCCAGCACTGATGGTGTAACCTGGACAAATGAGTCATGGTCGGTTGCAACAACGGCTGCTAATATTTTAGCAACAACAGTTAATACAACCATTCAGAATAATCTCAATTCTCCAAATACCCGTATTGCATTTACCATTGAGGGTAATTTGTATCAGTATGATTATTGGTACATTGATAATGTAATGGTTGAAACAGTACTGAGCCTGGCGAATGTCACAACCGCGGTCCCTACTGCAGTTACGACAACAACAGCTACTTCCGGTGGAAATATTACAACCGCAGGGGGGTCAATTATTACTGCCAGAGGGGTTTGTTGGAGTACATCCCCGGATCCTCTTGTAAGTGGAAACCATACCACCGATGGCTCTGGAACAGGATCCTTTGTTAGTGCAATTACAGGATTAAGCCCCAATTCATTATATTATGTGAGAGCATATGCAACCAATTCTTCCGGAACGGCATATGGCTTCAATCACTCATTTACCACTTGTCCGGCTATGAACCCGGTGTCAGTTAGCATTGCCTCTCTCACTAATCCTATTTGTGCGGGAAGCATTGCATCTTTTTCAGCAAATCCCGTCAATGGCGGGACAACTCCTGCCTATCAATGGAAATTAAATGGTTTAAATACAGGAACCAACAGTCCGAATTATTCATATACTCCTGCGAATGGTGATGTGCTGAGTTGTGAAATGACTTCAAATATGAGTTGTATCACTGGTAATCCTGCCCTTTCCAACTCCTTATCAATATTAACAAATCCGATCCTTACAGTCGGAGTATCGGTTACAGCATCTGCAAATCCTGTTGTTGCAGGGACACCGGTTGTTTTTAATGCCAGTATAACCAATGGCGGAACCAATCCAATTTATCAATGGAAAGTTAATGGGGTAGTTGCCGGGGATAATCTGAGTGAATTCAGTTATATTCCTGAGAATAATGATGTTATTACTTGCGAGGTTCTTTCAAATGCAATATGTACATCTAATCCCAATGCAATTTCAAATGCTATAATTCTTTCAGTAATTCCACTTCAACTTTTGGTTTCACCTTCAAGTCAAAATGTATTAAGTGATGCTGGCATAGTTGATTTTTCAGTATCTTCGAACACAACTTGGAATATTAGTTGCGATCAATCCTGGTGTTCATACACACTTACAGGGACAGGAAATGGAATCATTCAGGTCAGTTACGAAGAGAATACTTCTCCAGTTTCCCGAATGGCAACTATAACTGCAATAGCTTCCGGTTTAAGTCCGGTATCAGTAACATTATGGCAGGAAGGCTCTTCCAGCAAAACACTAACACTAACCTGTTTTCTCGAAGGACTCTTTAATGGATCTTTTATGAATAAAGCACAAGGAATTTCCGGAGCTCAATTTCCCGGAACAACTGTTGATCAGGTAATTGTAGAATTGCATGACCCTGTCTCTCCATATATTTTAGTAGTTGACCCATTCACTGTTGCACTCAATGAAAATGGAACTGCAATTGTTCAGATTCCTTCAACCCTGTTATCAAATTATTACATTGTTATAAAACACAGGAACAGTATCGAAACCTGGTCAGCAAACCCTGTTTCTTTTGCAACTAACTCTACCCAATATGATTTCTCTAATAATGCAAGCAATGCATATGGGGGAAATGTGAAAGGGCTGGGAGGGAAGTATGTTATTTATGGAGGGGATATTAACCAGGATGGAGTTGTTAATCTTACCGATATTTCGATATGTGATTCCGATGCAAACTCATATGTCACCGGTTATCAGAATTCCGATGCGAATGGAGATGGAATCATTGATGCTGAAGACCTTATTCTTTTGGACAATAACGCATTCCAATCGGTCATTGCTGAGAAACCCTGA
- a CDS encoding S8 family serine peptidase, with product MKSIAEKAKDSYLLNRAAAEKTAIQKGWPIKAEVDGSLIEIQHLNERGIPQYYKTDNSNAAATISTNKVYSGGGAGLSLTGSGIIVREWDGGSVLNTHQEFGTRVTVVDAVATHYHATHVAGTIMASGVVANAKGMAYEAGLRSFDWNTDVTEMATEGAAGALISNHSYGYIRGWYSGTWYGDPAISTTEDYLFGFYDSYTQQWDQIAYNAPNFLICKSAGNDRGDSGSGYPADGPYDCIGQQGVAKNILTVGAVDDIPGGYTTPAGVSQTNTYFSSWGPADDGRIKPDIVANGYSLYSTYNTNNTSYSSLSGTSMSTPSASGSLALLQQHRFALTGSYLKAATLKAVVIHTADEAGANTGPDYNYGWGLMNTKNAALKISSDQTVDVISELTLNNGATYTRNIIASGTEPIKVTIVWTDPAGTPPAAALDPITPMLVNDLDLRLSYSSNTYYPWKLNRDTPTAAATNSTENNVDNVEVVYIASPVAGATYTITVDHDGSLTGGSQAYSVVISGILATVAPVADFSASTTTPAVNAQVNFTDISSNVPTSWAWSFNPATVTYLNGTTSASQNPQVKFTAAGSYSVTLTATNAYGSDGETKTNYINVTNCTFNSLPFIQNFDATTLPTCWSQIDNIGNGQIWQFGTITGYTPLPSLNGNYAYLNSDAYGSGSSQNADLITPTLDLTNYTGVNLTFSYYFRSYTGSSGNLFYSINNGVTWTSLLSVSATSSNPTVFNQTIAALAGQSQVKFKWNYTGSYGYYWAIDNVSVTGTVAAIPTVTTTAASAITTSSATAGGNVTATGGSSVTARGVCWSTSIDPVASGNHTTDGSGTGAFTSSITGLSANSLYYVRAYATNSSGTAYGINQTFTTCAAMLPASVSISASVNPVCAGTSVTFTAVPTNGGTTPSYQWKVNGVNAGTNSSTYAFVPSNGNVVTCVMTSNATCVTGSPATSNSVTMTVNPPHLLQFGIQCVQTALSQPFPPMGCNSIHIGK from the coding sequence TTGAAAAGCATTGCTGAAAAGGCAAAAGACTCATATTTGCTCAATAGGGCTGCTGCTGAAAAAACAGCAATTCAAAAAGGATGGCCGATTAAGGCAGAAGTGGATGGGTCACTTATTGAAATTCAACATCTTAATGAAAGAGGAATTCCACAATATTATAAAACTGATAATTCGAATGCGGCAGCAACAATTTCGACCAATAAAGTATATTCAGGTGGTGGTGCCGGTTTAAGTTTGACCGGATCCGGAATAATAGTAAGAGAATGGGATGGTGGAAGTGTTTTGAATACACATCAGGAATTTGGCACACGGGTTACAGTGGTAGATGCAGTTGCTACTCATTATCATGCAACCCATGTAGCTGGAACTATTATGGCCTCAGGTGTGGTTGCTAATGCAAAAGGAATGGCCTATGAAGCCGGGCTTCGATCCTTTGACTGGAATACTGATGTTACAGAAATGGCAACAGAAGGTGCTGCTGGTGCATTAATCAGTAACCATTCCTATGGTTATATAAGAGGTTGGTATAGCGGTACCTGGTATGGTGACCCTGCAATTAGTACTACTGAAGATTATCTGTTTGGATTTTATGACTCATATACGCAACAGTGGGATCAGATAGCCTATAATGCTCCGAATTTCCTAATCTGTAAATCAGCAGGAAATGACAGGGGGGATTCAGGTAGTGGTTACCCTGCTGATGGACCCTATGATTGTATTGGTCAACAAGGCGTCGCAAAAAATATTCTTACTGTAGGTGCTGTTGACGATATTCCCGGAGGTTATACAACACCAGCTGGTGTATCTCAAACCAATACCTACTTTAGTTCATGGGGCCCGGCTGATGACGGTCGTATTAAGCCTGATATTGTTGCCAACGGGTACTCATTGTATTCTACTTATAATACCAATAATACCAGCTATTCGAGTTTAAGCGGGACATCCATGTCAACTCCCTCTGCTTCCGGATCTCTGGCTTTACTTCAACAACATAGGTTTGCCCTGACCGGATCTTATTTGAAAGCAGCTACTTTAAAAGCTGTGGTGATTCATACTGCTGACGAAGCTGGTGCCAATACAGGCCCTGACTATAATTATGGTTGGGGATTGATGAATACAAAGAATGCAGCCCTTAAGATTTCTTCTGATCAAACTGTTGATGTTATCAGTGAATTGACGCTCAATAATGGTGCTACATATACAAGAAATATTATTGCTTCTGGCACTGAACCGATAAAGGTGACTATTGTCTGGACTGATCCTGCCGGTACTCCTCCGGCTGCAGCTCTGGATCCAATTACTCCTATGCTGGTGAATGACCTGGATCTCCGACTCAGTTATTCATCAAATACCTACTATCCCTGGAAATTGAACCGCGATACTCCAACTGCCGCTGCTACCAATTCAACAGAAAATAATGTGGATAATGTAGAAGTGGTATATATAGCAAGTCCTGTTGCTGGTGCCACCTATACTATTACAGTGGATCATGATGGCTCCTTAACCGGAGGTTCACAGGCCTATTCCGTAGTTATTAGCGGAATTCTTGCCACAGTTGCACCTGTAGCTGATTTTTCTGCCAGTACAACAACACCAGCTGTGAATGCCCAGGTAAACTTTACTGATATTTCATCCAATGTCCCTACAAGTTGGGCATGGAGTTTCAATCCGGCTACAGTAACCTATCTGAATGGGACAACTTCAGCTTCTCAAAATCCACAAGTGAAGTTTACTGCTGCGGGCTCTTACTCTGTAACGCTTACTGCAACTAATGCATATGGGAGTGATGGTGAAACTAAAACTAATTATATTAATGTAACTAATTGTACTTTTAATAGCTTGCCTTTTATTCAAAATTTTGATGCAACCACACTACCTACTTGCTGGTCGCAAATTGACAATATAGGTAATGGACAGATATGGCAATTCGGAACCATTACCGGCTATACACCATTGCCTTCCCTAAATGGTAATTATGCTTATCTGAATTCAGATGCCTATGGAAGTGGGAGCAGTCAAAATGCTGACCTGATTACGCCTACTCTTGATTTAACTAATTATACAGGAGTAAATCTGACATTTAGCTATTATTTTAGATCTTATACTGGTTCTTCTGGAAACCTGTTTTATAGTATCAATAATGGAGTAACCTGGACATCGTTACTATCGGTTTCTGCAACATCTTCGAATCCAACAGTGTTCAACCAGACAATTGCAGCTCTGGCAGGTCAATCGCAGGTGAAATTTAAATGGAATTATACAGGTAGTTATGGCTATTATTGGGCAATAGACAATGTTTCTGTAACTGGAACAGTTGCAGCTATTCCAACAGTTACCACTACTGCTGCCTCAGCAATTACCACATCTTCAGCTACTGCAGGAGGAAATGTAACAGCAACTGGCGGCTCATCAGTTACAGCCAGGGGTGTTTGTTGGTCAACATCTATTGATCCTGTTGCTTCAGGTAATCACACTACTGATGGGAGCGGAACCGGTGCATTTACAAGTTCTATAACTGGTTTATCAGCTAACTCCCTCTATTATGTAAGAGCCTACGCGACCAATAGCAGTGGTACAGCTTATGGAATTAACCAGACATTTACAACCTGTGCTGCAATGTTACCTGCTTCTGTAAGTATCAGCGCATCTGTTAATCCTGTTTGTGCTGGTACTTCTGTCACTTTTACAGCCGTTCCCACCAATGGGGGTACAACTCCTTCATATCAGTGGAAAGTGAATGGGGTGAATGCTGGGACGAACAGTTCCACCTATGCATTCGTTCCATCAAATGGAAATGTGGTAACCTGTGTGATGACCAGCAATGCCACATGCGTGACTGGCAGTCCTGCCACTTCCAACAGTGTAACGATGACAGTGAATCCACCGCATCTGTTGCAGTTCGGTATCCAGTGTGTGCAGACCGCACTTTCACAGCCGTTCCCACCAATGGGGTGCAACTCCATTCATATCGGGAAGTGA